The genomic window cgataagctcagggaaacgcacatagatgaaggtggctccataaGTTTGGGTAGtggtcacaaacgtatcaagctaagttttggaagagcagtgaaagtgggaaggagacaagatgagcaactacaggaaaattttcattcagaaaggcaaacagCAATTGCtaataaacaaattgagaaagtaatcactgaggataataaaacaatgTAGACATACACCAATCTAATTAGGGTGTTTGAGCTAGAGGTTGCGTAGctaggcacgtgacaagtcaccccggaaaagaagacacaagcccaagagttggtggaatgaggaagttaagagagccgtagcgaaacgtcaggaagcctctagggaacacagacatgctaagcagcggagtgaaccgacagatgatgttgaaagaaaatgagacatctttctaagctctagaagggaagcatttctactaatcaatgaaaatattagaagaaagggtgctcagtggctggcagaagtacataaaaaggacagaaaggcagctgcgaaattttggaaccatctaaactttctaaaaaatgaaacaagcctagagcagaggtttataactacagctcaaggtgctgggctagaagggggcgaagctactgaatatataagaacaagggtgacagaaaaatttcaacaaagaagtgccttatgcaccacaatagacaaggatggatcaagtgtagcaatggctccattttcacaacgaaagtggaaaagggctgagaacagggttccaagtagtacatcgacaggcccagatggcattccaattatgctgataaagacattggttccgaagtctaaacagactttgagagaggcagtgagcagaacaataattgatggtaaagtccccgatggatggaaacttagcaggatgagcatgatctataaaggaacccagacaacactcgatgtccttaggtcgtcctcatatggtacaatcgtccttgcacagttctcattgaccttagtacttactgaggacgacacaagctggtttgcCACGGAAACatcttttcgagtgctttctgaggacaacaattggtCCGGAAAAGGTCGTGTTAAGGATTttttggggatgacaaaagcattgcactgagcacttGGATATAATCCCTGAAGACCTTTGCGCACCAAGTAGATGCATTTCATACGTGAAAAGTTTCTCCACAAGCTTGTTTTTTACAGCCATGAAGTTATTGTATATTttcgcctcgtttttttttttttttgcagaaagttTTCAAGTTATGCGTTGCGCTTAATGAAACACACATAATCAATTGGCTTAGGTATTGAACACGGTATTGTGAAATGTCCAATTGAAACAGTGTGCTCTTAAATGTCACAGCCTTAAATTAGTCATTATACGCCGCTGTATCGcgtaataacaaactagcagctggcaaccattGACCATGCGGCACATGGTGTCATGGTGTTCTGTGGTCAAGTTGCCAAGCACGGAGGAAGTGTTGCCAAGCCATTCCGagccaactgactgtcaaaatggCAGCGACGGCCCTGTCAGAGAAAGTGCAGTGAACTAGTGAAGGTTcgtgtcctttgttgtttgtgtgcatggttaaaagtaagatatgtgtgagagtgtaagtcgtaggtgatgacggtaggtaaattgccgtgttgatgggtgcactgggctgctcaacgttcagactgatcattgatgcattgtcaccagccgaccgcggcgaggtgtggttcgaagcagcctggaacaacagacaatcgcgatcaattgggcttcgaagcagcctggtccTAATGTGAAaggatcgacttctgcatctgacacatggcccGATTTCGGGCAAGTCAAGTCAACGCCCATGTCGAGTGCACTGATAGGCTGTCAGAGCGGAGCCTCTAATACTAGTGAGTGCATTGGGCGCGATACACGTGGTGATAAGCACACTGTGTTGACTGCCTttatactgctttttttttcagactacaatgcctgacaaagctgtcaattgtgattaattactgttaaataaataaatttcattcaacaagctttgtttgttttactctaatagtccagcactgtcacctctctgttgattgatacagtatatatactcgagacctcgcaggtgtttttcttttgatgtatgaaaatatcatgaaaagaagtaaatCATAAGTAGTATCACTGTCCACAGTACCGAACCGGCCACGCTATcgttctgaaaagatactgaagaagtcctgaattgttgttttgagggtgtgctgaggttgttatgtgtatgGAAAAGGGGACGGGATTAGCGCCTTTCTAGTaccataagaggacattctgagggcgtcatattgtccttacggaggcatactgaggacgtcctgaggttgtgtttgtgttgtctgggaaaggtagacaaagctgacataaacaactaccgtcctataagagcgacatcagtggtctacaggctggcgctGCACATTAtagaggaaagactgcaggcatggatagagcatgagggggtgctgagggaactgtagaatgggtttcggaaacacaggaggttggaagacaatctgttctcactgacgcagtgcatcgaaatagcagaaaaaaaacaacaaaaaaactcgggcccctgtggctagcatttttggatatcaattaagggagcgtacgatagtttagttcaagaggacttgtgaggaataatggacacactaggtgtagaagatgtagtcactaatcttctaaaggatctctataaaagtaacaaggtagttataaagtgggaaaaacaagtgttcaagcctgcagaggtaaaacggaggcttacgcaggggtgtcctctgtcacccttgttattcatgatgtacctacaaggattagaggccaaattagagggaagtggactgggcttcaacctctcttttgtcaaacaaggaaaactcattgaacaggtactattagcattgatgtatgcagatgatatagtgctaatgaccgacaacaaggaagacttgcagagattggtggacatctgcggtaatgatagagataggttagatttcagattcagtaaggaaaaaccagcagtcataacttttaatgataatgaaggtagtgagcttagaatataagaggccacgctagagataacagataaatacaaatatctgggcgtatggataagcaatgggaccgagtatctgagggaacacgaaatatacgtgacgactaaaggtaacaggaatgcagcagtcatgaaaaatagggcactgtggaattacaataggtatgatgttgtgagaggaatatggaaaggggtcatggttcctgggctgacgttcggcaatgcggtcttgtgcatgagatcagaagttcaagcaagattagaaattaagcaacgtggaataggtaggcttgctttaggagctcacgggaatacaccaaatcagggagtacaaagtgatatgggatggacatcatttgagggcagggaagctagcagcaagataaaatttgagaagcgattgagagaaatgggggaagagcgttgggctaggaaggttttcagctacttgtacatgaagaatgtcgatacaaaattgaggaagcgaaccaagaaattgactggtaaatacttagaaaacagcaggtggccaaaccaaaaagaactatcggttcagaagaaagtgaaggaaatagagactgacatgtggagaatcggcatgattaacaagtccgcactagagatctatcaaacttttaagcaggaaattgtcaagaaaaggatctatgatcatacccggggtagttctctattgtttgacaccaggacgggagtattgcgaaccaagacatatcgggccaaatacgaaggggtagacacggtatgcagtgcatgtggagaggaagaggaaactgccgaacacttgataatgttctgtaaagtgcttcaccctatagttcaggttgatggcacagaatttttcaaagcactggggtttagggacagggagggcaaaatagacattaagagggtagaattaactagaagaaggttgtctgaatggtggctaaagtcaaggcacgagtgaaaattaaacctttcactgcaaagtacgagtcctcaacctgactatttaaagaaaaaaaaaagataaatctagtggttaattcactaagtattacggctagatgGCGTTAACCgtcacccgatctaaagggtacagccaacaccacctagataagTTTAGGTGGTGGTGGTACAGCCAAAACTGGTAGATGTTCTGTGGTACAgccacatacatccatccatttatccatctaAATGTGCGGAAACGGAAACACTTTCCGTGCGTACGTCTACGTCGTACGAAAAGCTGGGAGGACTTCCTGTCGCCGGTGACCGGTCCTTTTCGCTCAGCAACCGTCGCGTGTGCCGGCAGCCTCCGTCCCACTCCTCCCGTGCGAAGCAACAGAACTCGTCAAAGATGGCCCACCGTGAGCGTACCTTCATTATGGTCAAGCCTGATGGCGTCCAGCGTGGTTTGGTCGGCGAAATCATCCAGCGTTTCGAAAGGCGCGGCTACAAGCTTGTCGCCATGAAGTTCATGCAGGCCGACGAGAAGCTGCTCCAGCAGCACTACTCGGACCTGGCGGGCCGCCCCTTCTTCAATGGCCTCGTCAAGTTCATGCAGAGTGGTCCCGTGGTCCCTATGGTCTGGGAAGGCACCAACGTCGTCCTCACCGGTCGTGACATGATCGGTGCCACCAACCCGCTGGAGTCCAAGCCCGGCACCATTCGCGGCGACCTCTGCGTTCAGGTGGGCCGTAACATCGTACACGGCAGCGACTCCGTCGCCAGCGCCGAAAAGGAAATCGCGCTGTGGTTCAAGGAGAGCGAACTCGTCTGTTGGAAGCCCCAGATTGAGCCATGCGTGTACGAATGAAGTTCGAACTGCGAAGGACTGTACAACACCACCTAGATCGCACTGTTGTTTGACGTAATATTTTTCTACACGCACCTCCTTCACATTGACGTGAAAATAAACCGACCGCCTCTGCCTGGGGTCGGGACGGGAACGACTGGAGTCTGTGTCACTTCATTTTGCTCCGCCTCGCGCCTTTCTTTGTTTACTGTTTATTCTGCCGTACGTACCTGAAGTAGTGACCACTACCAAACGGTTGTGCAGGGCGTACTTCACTTATTTGCAGTAGGTGTTCTCTGGTAGTTGCATTAGAAAACCGTTGACGAGGAATGAGTGGCTACAACGTGCTCGACACGCTTGCGAGTCGCACCGGCCACATGTCACGTTTTTACTCTTGTAAGCCGCGTGCGTAACTCGACGAAAGTTGGCCGGTGTATTAATAGTGCTGCGGCATACGGATTGACTAAATCATCAAGTAGCCTCGTTTCGGAAAAAGAAGCTCGCGTGACGAGATGGGAGTGGCTTAACTGAGACACGGCACGCAGGGTGTCAATTTTGGCGGCTTCGCGCTGCGTGGCGAAGCCTCTCCTTGCCACGCGTCACTTTGTTAGTAGCCCCCAAGCGATGAGCGCTATTTGCAGCGCCCTTGAGCCTAAAACACAAAAGCAGGCTAGTTGCATTCCATTCGCTGTAATTTAGCCAAAGTTGACATGACCTTGGCACCGATCGTGAACGGGATCAAGCACTATTCCCAATTTAATCTACGCGGCTTCCTCAATTTGACCCGTACTCTTGATCATTTGTGTCCACATGTAGATGTATAAATTAGGCATCGTTTACACCTATTTTCATAAATTTATTCTTAGTCGTCGTACGTTGACCTACAAGGAGCAAATGGAACAAGAATACTACTTTATACATTATTATGCTAAATTTACAACAGCCCATTTTTCAATGATTGGTGTCTATATTCATGGAATGGAAATATTCTGGTTCGGCAACGGCAGCACGTTCATTTATAAATTTTTTTTGAACACTTGTCACTGAGCGAACTGAAATGTCAGACGCCAAACATCTTTTAGACAGTGCATCTGTAAGAGGGTGGCATCATACTGTCCTTCAATTTATTCCTTCTTTCGCGCCAAAGATGATGCTGTGCAATctttgcataaaaaaaaagcacccgtTTTCACACGGGGCAGTCACAATAACAAGTTtgccaaaaaaaataaagaaaagtcgAGCAGTAAGCTGGGTCCTAAACTGCTTCTGAAGATGGCCACAAAAGCTTGAGATTTAGTTGCCTTTGTGACCAAGAGCACCATGCTTAGGTAAGCAACTGCTGCATGTTGAAATAGTTGCAGTGCTGACTAACAACTCAAATTTATTGAAGGGATACAACGCACCATGAAAGATACATAACAATGAAGAGGCAATAAAACCACAAAAATAATTGCCAGATTTGGTCCACAATCTACGAGTGTGACATCTGCTGCTCTCACCAAAAAAAGAACTCTTGTCTTATACTGAATAGTCATAGATGATGAAGgcaattgttttgtttttattgttgtttCTTTGTCATGCCTCCATTTAATCTGTTGTATCTTGTAAATAAATTTCTCTTAGCACTTTGTCTCTTctgcctgccttttttttttgcgctgtagcTACTTCAACAAGAACAACCAACTGCTAAGTACGGCAGATTTGTCCCGTAAACATCCGTTCACTGCAGATTTACACTGCTTATTCTCTACCTTGTGCAGCACAAAACAAGTGAGAGCTTTACATTCATGGCTGTAAAGGTCCTTGTGTTGATGTTTAGGGCTAATGCTTAAACCCAGAACAAACATTTATTCTTGAGCGGGAACATGTCAGGCAGAATTCCTGACAGGCACTTGGCTTCCAGCAAGGGCATTGGCTGCCAGCCTTTCCTGTAAAAGTTCAATGACCTCTCGGCCTTCGGGCGTGGCCACAACCGAGCCTTCGTTGATGGCTCGCTGAAGCAAGGCTTCCCAGTAGCCGCACTTCTTCAGGAACTGGTATGTGCTGCAACAGTTCAGTCATAGCATGTTCTTTGTCAAAATGTACAAAAATGATCAAGCTTTGATTCAATCGATAGGCGCATGTGCCGAGTGCAGTGCTTGCAGTGATGTAAGTGCTGCTCCAAAAGAGAATCGCTGTTCCAAACAGTAATTTTTGTTAGTAATTGCCCAGAAATAACACTGAGAGAATGAGAATGACAAACTTTTACTGTTTCACCAACTCTCAAGCCCTAAGAAACTGAAAATAATCTGTGTACTATCATCCCAGTGTGCTACTATAGTGTGCAGCATTATCGGCTCTGATCTCATTTGTGCGACAAGAAATGGCATATTAGGCATATAGCTcatttggctgtttttttttttctcagctagacATGCATGCTGATGTGTTGAAGTGTGAAAATAAGTAGGATTGCTTTTATCTCATACCGATTCTCTACTGCTTTTTTCACAACAGTTGTATGGTACTATAGTTATTTCTAAAATGTGGCACTCAGCTTTTGGGGTTTGATTCGATTTCTGCCACAAATActaatatttttttaattgtagCTCATTTCACAGTACATTCTGACCACCTGTCATTGTGTGCTACATGAAATTGACATTGATGGTTGTTAGTTAAAAATATTAGTTAGTGCAATGCTCTGAACTCTAAATAATGTAAGGCAAATTTCCTATCTGCTCCTAAAACTTCTATTGAATAGCTGCTCtgaacaagcatttttttttgctccaaaaaTAGTTATGGCTGCTCTACAGCAGTACTCTTCCTGCTTCAAaaagcacttccatcactgtgcTTGACCTGTACCGTGTAAAAACGATTTGGATGCTTCTGCAGGTGCACCTAGCCAGTGTGCATGTGACACAATTGCGAGGGCTCCTGAACCCCTTTTCAAAGTAACTATCGAGTGGATTTGGTATTGGAGTCTCAATTGTTGGAAAAATTTCTTGCATCACGCCATGACCTTGAGTGAATGTGATGAAATGTAACCTTCCTCTTGTGCACGCTAAATGTGATTTTGTAATGTTATTAGAAACTTATGGAACACCACATCGTGGCACTCTGTGACAAGAAGTTCATCTTATGGGGAAACGAGGGCCCTAAAATAGCAAGAAAGTGTAAAAAATGACCTCACCCCAAATTTTGGAAATCACAATTTCAAAGTGATTTCAATATTATGCAATGGCAACATGGCCTTCGTTGTTCTTGCAGACAGAACAGATTAAATTAAAGATGTTTTTAAATTTTCAAAGATGATTTCCTTTGTTTTGTCATATTTGTAAAGTTAACCTGCCCTATGAAACTAAGAGGTCTTTGTGAATGTATTTAAACAAACTTTTCAGCAGCACTTGAAGTACAAGCCACAGCTTTTCCTTTTTTCTGAAACTTGATACAATTGCAATTATTTCACAAGTGCCAACTAATTACAGGAAGCTAAGTTTTACCTTCCAAGATTGAAAATTAATTCTGATCAAAAAAGTCACTGTTTCGACATTTAATTTGCTTTAGCCTGTGAGGcggccatttaaaaaaaaatcatgtcATGTCTAAGAGTAACTTTTAGTATTGTAAGTAGCCATAATGACCCATGAGACATTACAAAATTAAAATGTGGCAATTAgtcatttcatcatcatcatcatcataagcctgactacgtccactgcaggacaaaggcctctcccatgttccgccagttaacccggtcctgtgcttgctgcttccaatttatacccgcaaacttcttaatctcatctgcccacctaaccttctgtctccccctaacccgcttcccttctctgggaatccagtcagttacccttaatgaccagcggttatcctgtctacgcgctacatgccctgcccatgtccatttcttcttcttgatttcagctatgatatccttaacccccgtttgttccctaatccactctgctctcttcttgtctcttaaggttacacctaccatttttctttccattgctcgctgcgtcgtcctcaatttaagctgaaacctctttgtaagtctccaggtttctgctctgtagctaagtaccggcaagatacagctgttatataccttcctcttgagggatagtggcaatctacctgtcataatttgagagtgcttgccgaatgtgctccaccccattcttattcttctagttacttcaatctcgtggttcggctctgcggttattacctgccctaagtagacatagggggacacaatttccccaatgctgtttaccgcgtgcttacaggaggttttcagaagcctagaatgggaacagttagggataagagtcaatggagaataccttagtaacctgcgcttcgccgatgacattgcattgctgagtaactcgggggacgaattgcaactcatgattacggagttagacaaggagagcagaaaagtgggtcttaaaattaatctgcagaaaacgaaactaatgtacaacaacctcggcaaagagcagcgcttcgagataggcaatagtgcacttgaagttgtaaaattaGTCATTTACAACTCTCTAAATGAGATATGCAAAATCAGTTTTTGATGATTTAAAGTCTTCATTCAATGATACACATGCATGGTAATGTGCATTAGGATAGGATAATAAatcaaaaaattgtttttttcaaGACCTCCTTATTCAAATGTTTCTGTTGGTTTGTATCACCTATTGGCCAACATCTGTTGTACGATGCAAACAGCAGGTGCCAAGAGCTCCAATGAGAGTGAGCACAGGCCTCTGTATGGAAGGAGGGAGAAAAGGGGCATCCTTGCGCTCTGCTTCTAAACACTCCTTTCTGTGCACAATTGCAAGACTTGGCTGAGCTGCCCATAGCAATGCCTGCTTTCTGCAGGATGAGTTTTTGCACCGAGCAGGCATTCATGTGAAGGCAGGAGGGGCCCCGTCCTCATCAGTGGGTGGCCTCTGCTACCAAACAAAATAGTTCTTCTCATGTACACGGCGATGTTCTTTAAGCTAAGGGCCACCAACCGTGTGCCATATGTAATCAGTCGAAAGCACACATTCATTGGTGCAGACTTCTGTGCTACATTCCAAAGCAGTACTCAACTATAAATATGAAGCAAGCACAAGTCGCTTTGTGAGTACCGATACACCAACAAAATGTGTACAGACTTCGATATGGAAGTGGAACAACATACTATGGCATACAAGCACAGCAACACTTCAGTGCCGCTCTGAAGCAAGCGGAATATAGCGGCTTACTTGAACAGGGCATAGTGGTCGTTTTCTGCCTCTTTTACAAGTCGCTTCACAAGGTTCAGGTTCTGGATGGTCTGCAGCAACAAAGCAAAACACACAGTGGCAGTGAAAACACGTTTCTTACCTTTCATTTTCGATAATTATGGGAAAGCCTTAATTGCGGTACTGATATTACTCATCCCTTGGGGCATTCCAACTATGCTAACAGGTACTGTTAAAGTTTATGGGAGTggcggccgcgagcgtgctaacATCAGAAAGATGAGGACAATGAAGGTTGCAGGTGGACTCGTAGCATGCGGCAGCCGCTGGTAGCAGGCAGTCGCAACTCGGGTGTCGATCAGTAAACATAGTTTCTGTCGGTTTCCGTCTCTCTCCTGAGGGGTTCTCAGGCTAGCTTCAGCCTCAAACCCCTACATTTGGCGCCCAATGGGAAGAACCTCAGCCCTGGACTACGGACATTGAGGCAGTCTGCAACAATGGATCTGACGCCTTTGACTGTGCCCACCTTTTCCGGCAAAGATGTGAGGGAATCGGCCATCGATTTCATTGACGACCTTTTCGTATACTCGAGTGTTAGCGCGTTCTTGGAGTCCGACGTGCTCTAGCGGTTTTGACCAGTTGCCCTGCGCAGTGCTGCAGAACGATGGCGGCATCTTGAACCTTCCTTTCAGTCCTGGAACCAGTTCATCGTGGCATTCCAGAAAGACTTCCTACCGGTCGCCTAGGACTACCGTATTCGGCGTGAGCTTGACGCCCGAACACAACACCCAGACGAGGGTCTGGGTCACTGTGTTTGGGCTGTGCAGGAGCTCTTCCATTGGGCAAATCCCACTGCTTCTGAGATCGTGAAAGTCTCCCACATTAGTCGGCAATGCCACACCCTTTTCCAGCTTCTTCCCTTCCCTCAAGGAGCTTGCCAGCTTTGCTCGGAAAGTTGAGGAGGCAGTCTTTCGGGAGCACCACTACGAGCCACCACTTTCTGACGGTCCCCTCGGGCCCCCTTGTGCCTCACCATCTGCCTCGGCCTCACGACTACGAGCGAGCGACCCTTGCTACAAGCTGGTACGAGCATGATACGAACGAGCTCTCAGGTGCCTTAGTACAGAGCTGTCTCCTCTGGCCATGGCGATCATTTCGGAGAAGGAAGGCAAGTTCCAGGAAGGTGATAAAGAGACCGGTGAGTGTCAGACCAGTAAGCGAAACGTCGCCACTGTAGGCGTGGCAGCGGGCACCACATCAAAGGACAACGTGAGGCAAGTAAACGCTGTGGCCAGAGAAGATGCTGTCGATGGCACTAATGGTGCctttgagaaaagaaaaaaaaagaaaaagaaaaaaatcaccatTACGTGCAGCGCATCGATGTGGAGGTGGAAGATGACAACTGCAATAGCACTGCCGAGGAGGAGGACTTTATGCCTGCTGAGACCGAAAAACACGCTGATGGGAACCTGGACAGCGCTGCAGACACAGAGGTGGGCGATGAGGCGGCTCTGGAGGACGAAAAAAGGGGCACGGACGACGGTGCGGGGAATGTGAACGGTGAGGAGTTCATAGAGGTAGAGGAGGAGTTCGTGAAGGAAGAGTCCGAAGATTCTCAGGAAGGCAAAGGAGAGGCCGAAGGAAGTCTCAGAATTACGAAGAGTAGGTTAGGAAGCACAACGGTGAAGTTGTGGAGGAGTCGCAGGACCCAAAAGACGCTGTGGCGTTTTGGGATTGTGAGAAGAAGATTGCTGAGGAGGACGCCGCAGAAGGCGGTGCGAAGGGAGAGACCGCTGAAAACTGAGAAGCAGCTGCGGACGGTGACATCGAATATTACAAGGACGGGGACGGCATGCAGTATGGGAGCGGCGGCCGCGAGCGTGCCGACATCAGAAAGAAGAGGACAATGACGGTTGCGGGTGCGCTCGTAGCATCCATCCGAAgtggatccgaagcctgtacttcctataattcccatgggggtacaagtgCCGCTGAAGGAGCCAGTAGTTGCACGCGGCAGCCGCTGGCAGCGGATAGTTACGGCCCGGTTTCCAATCAGTaaacatggtttctgcaggtctcCGCCTCTTCCCTGAGGGGCTCTTAGGCTAGCCTCAGCCTCACACCTCTACAAAGTTTACAGTAAGGAAAAGGTGAACAGAAAATGGTAACTTTTTGTACTAAGGATATGTTTACATGGTCTAGCTTTCACAACATGCACATTTGAACATTGTTAAATTGTTGACGCATTATTTTGGCTAACACATAAATATGTTTGTTATATATGACATGTTTACAACTGTACATACAGTGTCTGTGAGAAAAATGAAACTGATCGAGACAGCAACAAGCAGTTTGTAGCGTCCTGAAATTTTGCATTATTGCAGTCAAAATAAAATCTAGAAAATGTGGTTGCAAGTGGTAAAAGAAGGGTCAATTGGCAGATACTTTTTTGCTACTTCGTTTATGCATACTCACACGAATCTTGAATCCTTCAACGATGCGCCGAAGAATCAGTGGTCCGTCGTCTCTGGACTTGACTAGCCGAGCAGCCCAACACTGGCAGAATGGTGAGGCCTCTACAATGAGGCAACAACAAGATACAATAGTAGTTTCCACAGCTTCTGTGAAATCAAGGACCAGTTGACCGGCAATGAATTGCAATAGCTTGTTCATTTAACCTAAACGTACACTACTGGCGCAACCTTTGGCCCCATGGAGATAAAATTAATTTTAATAAAATGTTGACAAATGCTGAACATTTCACTTCCCAAGGTCAACAAGAACGCACCCATGCACAAGAAAAAACACTTTG from Rhipicephalus microplus isolate Deutch F79 chromosome 7, USDA_Rmic, whole genome shotgun sequence includes these protein-coding regions:
- the awd gene encoding nucleoside diphosphate kinase; the protein is MAHRERTFIMVKPDGVQRGLVGEIIQRFERRGYKLVAMKFMQADEKLLQQHYSDLAGRPFFNGLVKFMQSGPVVPMVWEGTNVVLTGRDMIGATNPLESKPGTIRGDLCVQVGRNIVHGSDSVASAEKEIALWFKESELVCWKPQIEPCVYE